GGTCTGAAGTCGAAGAAGCAATCAAGGCAGCAGGAACAAAAATCGAGGATTATGTAGTTGAAAATGATCGCCGTAACTCTGCCATTCCTTTATTGGACCTAAAAGGCATCAAAGCCCGTATCGAGCCTGGCGCAGTAATTCGTGACCAAGTATCCATTGGAGACAACGCAGTCATCATGATGGGTGCATCAATCAATATTGGTTCAGTCATCGGTGAAGGCACAATGATCGACATGAACGCAATACTGGGCGGTCGTGCAACAGTGGGTAAAAACTGTCACGTAGGCGCAGGTGCCGTTTTAGCAGGTGTCATCGAGCCGCCTTCCGCACAACCGGTCATTTTGGAAGATGATGTTTTAATCGGAGCCAATGCGGTCGTACTGGAAGGTGTGAAAATCGGTCAAGGTTCAGTTGTGGCGGCTGGTG
This sequence is a window from Brevibacillus sp. JNUCC-41. Protein-coding genes within it:
- the dapD gene encoding 2,3,4,5-tetrahydropyridine-2,6-dicarboxylate N-acetyltransferase — protein: MNKMDANEIISFISNSKKSTPVKVYVKGDLEGMDFGPASKTFITGNTGVVFGEWSEVEEAIKAAGTKIEDYVVENDRRNSAIPLLDLKGIKARIEPGAVIRDQVSIGDNAVIMMGASINIGSVIGEGTMIDMNAILGGRATVGKNCHVGAGAVLAGVIEPPSAQPVILEDDVLIGANAVVLEGVKIGQGSVVAAGAVVTKDIPPYSVAAGIPARVIKQIDEKTKSKTEIMQELRQL